The following are from one region of the Prevotella communis genome:
- a CDS encoding LTA synthase family protein — protein MTFILTALLSFCNVLYSRFFGYYLPNLVILQVGNLNDSDVIDSTLTGFRWHDLFYILWAILFGWLYKRYNKEDLKRLWLKTIGLLWGTMLAGVLISILMLDLLHDHDLKTSFIRFSPTKQQYAQAPNNMLYRSGFLRRALVCNDDFIQRDWELDESQKADIEQEFTDYGQRTTKPTVMGTKNLIFIIVESYLSVTSDLKVDGKEITPFLNSLKRDSMVFYNGHMCPNIEMGESSDGQFIYMTGLLPLKSEITVNIVKDKMLYGLPAALINAGRLKHSHVIVPTSPTFWEQDKMNLRYGIEKMYSKFDYDKDMTGYEDLNDEQIFQMTSQVETTAEQPFFSLVLTMSMHNPYTKCVEHGFTLADKSLTTEYLNYLVDCHYTDMQIEKYIKHLKQQGLYDNSVIVIAADHQAHPAHLNMADSQVVDELPLYIINGGINSSNAWTGRCNQLDVYTTLLDIYGVRSTWRGLGHSLLNANYQEYNVERLQTLSDWIIRSNYFEMMRKH, from the coding sequence ATGACATTCATTTTAACGGCATTGCTCTCCTTCTGCAACGTGCTCTATTCGCGCTTTTTTGGCTACTATCTGCCCAATCTGGTAATTCTACAGGTGGGCAACTTGAATGACAGCGACGTAATAGATAGCACACTGACAGGCTTTCGTTGGCATGACTTATTCTATATCCTTTGGGCTATCCTCTTCGGTTGGTTGTATAAACGCTACAATAAGGAGGACTTGAAGAGGCTGTGGCTGAAGACGATAGGATTGTTGTGGGGTACGATGCTGGCAGGTGTCTTGATCTCCATCCTGATGTTGGACTTGCTACATGATCATGACTTGAAAACATCTTTTATTCGTTTCTCGCCAACCAAGCAGCAATATGCGCAGGCACCCAACAATATGCTGTATCGCAGCGGTTTCCTGAGGCGTGCGTTGGTGTGTAACGATGATTTTATACAGAGGGATTGGGAGTTGGACGAAAGTCAGAAGGCGGATATTGAACAGGAATTTACTGACTATGGGCAACGAACGACAAAACCCACTGTCATGGGGACCAAGAATTTGATATTCATTATTGTTGAATCGTACCTGTCGGTAACGTCAGACCTGAAAGTGGATGGCAAGGAAATTACACCCTTCCTGAATAGCTTGAAACGCGATAGTATGGTGTTTTATAATGGACATATGTGTCCTAATATTGAGATGGGCGAGTCGTCCGATGGGCAATTTATCTATATGACGGGCCTGTTGCCGCTGAAGTCGGAGATAACTGTCAATATTGTTAAGGACAAGATGCTCTATGGTTTGCCGGCAGCTTTGATAAATGCTGGCCGACTAAAACATTCGCACGTTATTGTACCCACGTCGCCGACGTTTTGGGAACAGGACAAGATGAACTTGCGTTATGGAATTGAAAAGATGTACTCGAAGTTCGACTATGACAAGGATATGACTGGTTACGAAGATTTGAACGACGAGCAAATATTCCAAATGACATCACAGGTGGAAACAACGGCAGAACAGCCTTTCTTTTCGCTCGTGCTGACGATGTCGATGCATAACCCCTATACGAAATGCGTGGAGCATGGTTTTACGCTGGCAGATAAATCGCTGACGACGGAATACCTGAACTATTTGGTGGACTGTCACTATACTGATATGCAGATAGAGAAGTATATCAAGCATTTAAAACAACAGGGACTCTATGATAATAGCGTCATCGTGATAGCCGCCGATCATCAAGCCCATCCTGCTCATTTGAATATGGCTGATAGTCAGGTCGTTGACGAGTTGCCACTTTACATTATCAATGGTGGTATTAACAGTAGCAATGCATGGACCGGACGTTGCAACCAATTGGACGTCTATACCACACTACTGGATATCTATGGCGTACGTTCAACATGGCGCGGATTAGGACATTCCCTGTTAAACGCCAACTATCAGGAATACAACGTTGAAAGGTTGCAGACTTTGTCGGATTGGATTATCAGGAGCAACTATTTTGAAATGATGCGCAAGCACTAA
- a CDS encoding lipopolysaccharide biosynthesis protein, giving the protein MSNNKTVSSSRSSLLQKNIFASFVIKGWSALIVLLLVPATLHCLGEYKNGIWLTISSLLLWIDNMDIGLGNGLRNKIAEYMAHDEFERTRSLISSTFAMLTCIIIPVLLILLLLIALTDPYWIFNASPSKVDHLDQVLMATVTLVCTSFIFKLIGNFYMGMQLPAVSNLLIALGQTLALIGTYIVLWSGSHSLMLIALVNTVSPLIIYLLAFPYTFLYKYPHLCPSLKLIKLKEAKAVIHMGVQFFIMQISSVVLFMTSNILISNLFSPTMVTPYQITYRYFSILLVIFTVICMPFWNATTDAYQKNDIAWIRNATKKLRLMTVGILICLIVMIALSDIVYAIWIDQQTVIDLKMSIMMATYIFILIYSMRYSYFINGIGKLRLQLIFTTAAAVLFIPLAYLTTQWTHSIIWFMIVMCLVNIPGLIVNRIQFYKLINGKANGIWMK; this is encoded by the coding sequence ATGAGTAACAATAAAACCGTTAGCAGCAGCCGTTCTTCCCTGTTACAGAAGAATATCTTTGCCTCTTTTGTTATCAAAGGGTGGTCAGCCCTCATTGTACTTCTGCTGGTTCCGGCAACCCTTCATTGCTTAGGAGAGTACAAAAACGGCATTTGGCTCACCATAAGTAGCCTGCTATTATGGATTGACAACATGGATATTGGCCTTGGTAACGGACTCCGTAACAAGATAGCAGAATACATGGCACACGATGAGTTTGAACGGACCCGTTCTCTCATTTCATCGACCTTCGCCATGTTGACATGCATCATCATTCCCGTACTGCTTATTCTGTTATTATTAATTGCCCTTACCGACCCCTACTGGATTTTCAACGCTTCGCCATCGAAAGTGGATCATCTTGACCAAGTTCTGATGGCAACGGTGACACTGGTATGTACATCATTTATTTTTAAGTTGATTGGCAACTTCTACATGGGTATGCAACTCCCTGCTGTCAGCAATCTGCTAATAGCCTTGGGTCAAACACTGGCACTCATTGGCACCTATATCGTACTGTGGTCAGGAAGCCATTCACTGATGCTTATCGCCTTGGTAAACACAGTGTCACCACTCATTATCTATTTACTAGCTTTTCCTTATACTTTTCTCTACAAATATCCGCATCTGTGCCCATCGTTAAAACTTATCAAGCTCAAAGAAGCAAAGGCAGTCATTCATATGGGGGTACAATTTTTCATCATGCAAATCTCCAGTGTCGTTTTGTTTATGACATCAAACATACTCATCTCGAATCTGTTCTCTCCTACGATGGTCACTCCTTATCAGATCACCTATCGTTACTTCAGCATACTGCTCGTCATCTTTACTGTTATCTGCATGCCATTCTGGAATGCTACAACCGATGCCTATCAGAAAAACGATATAGCATGGATTCGTAATGCCACAAAAAAACTACGACTGATGACGGTAGGAATTCTTATCTGTCTGATAGTCATGATTGCGCTCTCAGATATCGTCTACGCCATCTGGATAGACCAACAGACGGTCATTGACCTGAAGATGAGCATCATGATGGCTACCTATATTTTCATCCTTATCTATAGCATGCGCTACAGCTATTTCATTAATGGTATCGGGAAACTGCGACTACAACTCATCTTTACCACAGCAGCAGCCGTTCTTTTTATTCCATTGGCTTACCTGACGACACAATGGACACACAGCATCATCTGGTTTATGATTGTCATGTGTTTGGTGAACATCCCCGGGCTCATTGTCAACCGAATTCAATTCTATAAGCTCATCAACGGAAAAGCAAATGGTATTTGGATGAAATAA
- a CDS encoding EpsG family protein, whose translation MIYTFLLLFIVIVSLIFLEEYLGDHNKYVYWGLCIIMILLCAFRTIGVDPDSEAYEEIFKTHENNPELLVEASFLFFSGIVQRFTDDVHYLFLIYAILGVTIKFIALRQLSPWYFLPLVIYFGNYFILHDYIQIRASIASGMLLLAIKPLSEGKKKKAILFFLIANIFHYSSLAFYPILFFNNRLSQIWKYLLIAIMPIGVVLFLLHYDFFSALPIPYIQDKIEMYKALTERGIFDELSLKNVFIWIQYCIILYSLYFYDTMLEKCPALPLLLKITAYSMACFFALSSISVVAGRLHELLGIVELALFPCVCYTIRPQYYGRIAVCFIGAVEMYFTLFVWELLDFAME comes from the coding sequence ATGATATATACCTTCCTCTTACTATTTATTGTTATTGTCTCTTTGATATTCCTGGAGGAATATCTTGGAGACCATAATAAATATGTATATTGGGGACTATGTATCATTATGATACTTTTATGTGCATTCAGGACGATAGGCGTCGACCCTGACTCTGAAGCTTACGAAGAGATCTTCAAAACCCATGAAAACAATCCAGAACTTCTGGTAGAAGCCTCTTTCTTATTCTTTTCGGGGATTGTGCAAAGATTTACGGACGATGTCCACTATCTGTTCTTGATATACGCCATTTTGGGTGTCACGATAAAGTTTATTGCCCTTAGGCAACTATCGCCTTGGTATTTTCTTCCATTAGTCATATACTTCGGAAACTATTTTATTCTTCACGACTACATACAGATTAGAGCTAGCATTGCATCAGGTATGCTTTTGCTGGCCATCAAACCTCTCTCTGAAGGAAAGAAGAAGAAAGCCATTCTCTTCTTCTTAATAGCAAACATATTTCACTATTCATCACTCGCGTTTTATCCTATCCTATTTTTCAACAACAGACTATCACAGATCTGGAAATATCTACTGATAGCGATTATGCCTATTGGAGTCGTGTTGTTCCTGCTTCATTATGATTTCTTCTCCGCCCTCCCAATACCCTATATTCAGGACAAGATTGAGATGTATAAAGCATTAACAGAAAGAGGAATCTTTGATGAACTATCCCTCAAGAATGTGTTTATCTGGATTCAATATTGCATCATCCTCTACTCGCTCTATTTTTACGACACAATGTTAGAAAAGTGTCCTGCATTACCATTATTACTAAAAATCACAGCCTATTCAATGGCCTGCTTTTTTGCCCTCTCGTCAATTTCTGTAGTTGCGGGCCGACTGCACGAATTACTGGGTATCGTTGAACTGGCACTATTCCCATGCGTCTGTTACACTATACGTCCGCAGTACTATGGTAGAATTGCGGTCTGCTTTATTGGAGCGGTAGAAATGTACTTCACGCTATTCGTATGGGAGCTATTAGACTTTGCAATGGAATGA
- a CDS encoding chain-length determining protein: MEDNKKELKTIDVINIAKKLWARKKLFAKTLPIAFVLSCVFILGFPRYYNTDIKLAPELGGSSIGSSTLGSLASSFGFDLDNLQSNDAITPLLYPDLMEDNGFVTNLFNVRVKTVDGSIETTYHDYLQKHQKPVIWFVPIDWMKNLFRSKQKAEERTIDPYNLSKDEDAIAGSIRNNIKINFDKKTAVISISIKDQDPLICKTIGDSVKERLQEFITDYRTSKARTDYEYYMKLTMEAKQEYEKTRQQYGRMADASTNVALKSLELQLEDMENDLQLRYNTYTTLNTQMQASKAKVQERTPAFTVIKGASVPIKPAGPKRMIFVAFMLMLTFAGTSLYILRKQ; encoded by the coding sequence ATGGAAGATAATAAGAAAGAACTGAAGACCATTGATGTCATTAATATAGCAAAAAAGCTGTGGGCCAGGAAGAAACTCTTTGCCAAGACATTACCCATAGCCTTTGTATTATCATGTGTATTTATCCTAGGTTTTCCGCGCTACTATAATACAGATATCAAGTTAGCCCCAGAACTAGGCGGGTCGTCTATTGGTAGTAGTACATTAGGATCGCTAGCATCTTCTTTCGGATTCGATTTGGACAATCTGCAAAGCAACGATGCCATTACCCCCCTTCTATATCCCGACCTTATGGAAGATAATGGCTTTGTCACCAATCTTTTCAATGTACGGGTAAAAACTGTAGACGGAAGCATTGAAACCACATACCATGATTATTTACAGAAACATCAAAAGCCTGTTATATGGTTTGTCCCCATTGATTGGATGAAGAACCTGTTTCGTAGCAAACAAAAAGCAGAAGAACGAACTATCGATCCCTATAACCTGTCGAAGGACGAAGATGCTATTGCCGGAAGTATCAGAAATAACATCAAGATTAATTTCGACAAGAAAACAGCTGTTATCAGTATCAGTATAAAGGATCAGGACCCGCTGATCTGTAAAACTATCGGTGACTCCGTTAAGGAACGACTTCAGGAGTTCATTACAGACTATCGTACCAGCAAAGCCCGTACTGATTACGAGTACTACATGAAACTAACAATGGAAGCCAAACAGGAATACGAGAAAACTCGTCAGCAATACGGCAGGATGGCAGATGCCAGTACAAATGTAGCTCTGAAAAGCCTTGAGTTGCAACTTGAGGATATGGAGAATGACCTTCAGCTAAGATACAACACTTATACCACACTCAACACCCAGATGCAGGCATCAAAAGCGAAAGTACAGGAGCGCACACCAGCGTTCACCGTCATCAAAGGTGCTTCAGTGCCCATTAAACCTGCAGGTCCTAAACGCATGATTTTTGTTGCATTCATGCTAATGCTTACATTTGCCGGCACTTCACTATATATATTGCGTAAACAATGA
- a CDS encoding SLBB domain-containing protein codes for MRKYLFLLGMMLLTCTSMTAQSSMTDNQIMDYVIEQNAKGVSRQQIVTQLMQRGVTIDQLRRIQKKYQKQIKNGALGAEDITAGSKAVKNRMREANGEKREEQVKKDKQNASQFRVKDGKKSNQIQRHTYDDDDKDFVEMDEAIDFMMPDSLKYKLDEQKPEKRKIFGHDVFNNKNLTFESSMNLATPQNYVLGPGDEVNVDIWGASQESITESVSPDGTITIEGIGVIKLGGLSVSQAKAKLKQVIGPRYQGSQIDLTLGQTRTITISVMGEVKVPGTYTMSAFATVYNALYMAGGPNEIGTLRNVKVYRKGKLLSNVDVYDFLLNGKLSGDVRLQDNDVITVSPYETLVNITGKVKRPMFYEMKENESAATLLRYAGGFTGDAYTKAIRVNRKAGAGYSVFNIGEFDMNSFKLMDEDSVSIDSTLNRYQNMVEIRGAVFRPGMYQVGGEINTVKALIEAAAGVTEEAISQHAVMHRIKADRSLEMISLDLRAIMEGTAPDIALKNEDVIYIASRQERNEKKTVTINGEVAYPGVYRYAENETLEDLIIQAGGPTEAASLAKVDVARRITNPNSTEAGDQIAQNFSFKLNPDFTISEQPDFTLQPFDEVYVRRSPDYNEQQNVTIEGEVQFSGNYALSSKGQRLSEVIKMAGGLTNQAYAEGTKLLRQMTSEERDMMETMLRTAQRNSGNDSIDVKKLMTNTTYPVGIELDKALKNPGTDDDPILREGDRIVVPRYDGTVKINGEVLFPNTVYFKEGKSTDYYINLAGGTTSTAKKSMTVIIYMNGMVARADRKHKPRPGCQIVVPTKSRRKGMSLPEILSIGSSTASIATMIATIANLTK; via the coding sequence ATGAGAAAATACCTATTCCTCTTAGGAATGATGCTGCTTACCTGCACATCAATGACTGCGCAGTCGAGTATGACTGACAACCAAATCATGGATTATGTAATTGAGCAGAACGCCAAGGGTGTATCGCGCCAACAGATTGTGACTCAGTTGATGCAGCGTGGCGTCACCATTGACCAATTACGCCGCATCCAGAAGAAGTATCAGAAGCAGATCAAAAACGGTGCCCTTGGTGCAGAAGATATTACAGCCGGTTCGAAAGCCGTAAAGAATCGTATGCGCGAAGCCAACGGTGAAAAACGTGAGGAACAGGTAAAGAAAGACAAGCAAAACGCCTCACAATTCCGTGTTAAGGATGGCAAGAAATCAAACCAGATTCAACGCCATACGTACGATGACGACGATAAGGACTTTGTGGAAATGGACGAGGCCATTGACTTTATGATGCCAGATTCCCTAAAATACAAGTTGGATGAGCAAAAGCCTGAAAAACGTAAGATATTCGGCCACGATGTATTTAACAACAAGAATCTGACTTTCGAGAGTAGCATGAACCTGGCTACGCCTCAGAATTACGTACTTGGTCCTGGTGATGAAGTGAACGTCGATATTTGGGGAGCCTCACAAGAAAGTATCACAGAGTCTGTTTCTCCTGATGGTACAATAACCATAGAAGGAATTGGCGTCATCAAGCTGGGCGGGCTCAGCGTTAGTCAAGCCAAAGCAAAACTCAAGCAAGTCATAGGTCCACGCTATCAGGGTTCGCAAATAGATTTAACCCTAGGACAAACACGCACAATCACAATCAGCGTGATGGGTGAGGTGAAAGTACCGGGAACATACACGATGTCGGCCTTCGCCACTGTTTACAATGCACTTTACATGGCAGGCGGTCCCAATGAAATTGGAACATTGCGCAACGTTAAAGTATATCGCAAAGGGAAATTGCTTTCAAATGTTGATGTTTATGATTTCCTGCTTAACGGAAAGTTAAGTGGTGACGTACGTCTGCAAGACAATGACGTGATTACCGTCAGCCCCTACGAAACATTGGTGAATATTACGGGTAAGGTAAAGCGCCCAATGTTCTACGAGATGAAAGAAAACGAGAGTGCCGCTACCCTACTCCGCTATGCTGGTGGTTTCACAGGTGATGCCTATACTAAGGCTATCCGCGTCAATCGTAAAGCCGGTGCAGGCTACTCTGTATTCAATATTGGCGAATTTGACATGAACAGTTTCAAATTAATGGATGAAGACAGCGTCAGTATTGACTCAACGCTAAATCGATATCAGAATATGGTTGAGATACGCGGCGCCGTATTCCGTCCTGGCATGTATCAAGTGGGAGGAGAAATCAACACCGTCAAAGCACTCATAGAAGCAGCAGCAGGAGTCACAGAGGAAGCCATCTCACAGCATGCCGTGATGCATCGCATAAAGGCAGACCGTTCACTTGAGATGATAAGTTTGGATTTACGTGCCATTATGGAAGGTACAGCTCCTGACATTGCCCTGAAGAACGAGGATGTTATTTACATTGCCAGTCGTCAGGAACGCAACGAGAAGAAAACGGTAACAATCAATGGTGAAGTGGCCTATCCTGGTGTTTACCGCTATGCTGAGAACGAGACACTTGAAGACCTGATTATCCAAGCTGGTGGTCCTACTGAGGCTGCATCGTTGGCAAAAGTCGATGTAGCACGTCGTATTACCAACCCCAACTCTACGGAGGCTGGCGACCAGATAGCCCAGAACTTCAGTTTCAAGCTGAATCCTGACTTCACGATTTCTGAACAACCCGATTTTACACTGCAACCATTCGATGAAGTTTATGTACGTCGTTCTCCCGACTATAACGAACAACAGAATGTCACCATCGAAGGCGAGGTGCAGTTTAGTGGCAACTACGCATTGTCAAGCAAGGGACAGCGACTGAGCGAAGTCATCAAGATGGCAGGCGGACTGACCAATCAGGCTTATGCTGAAGGTACCAAACTGTTGCGCCAGATGACCTCAGAAGAGCGCGACATGATGGAAACTATGCTACGCACCGCCCAACGCAACTCGGGTAACGACTCCATCGACGTAAAGAAATTGATGACAAATACCACCTACCCCGTAGGTATTGAGTTGGATAAAGCTCTGAAGAACCCAGGAACCGATGACGACCCAATCCTTCGCGAAGGCGACCGCATTGTGGTGCCCCGTTATGACGGAACAGTAAAAATTAACGGTGAAGTACTATTCCCCAACACAGTATATTTCAAGGAAGGCAAGAGTACCGACTACTATATTAACTTAGCCGGTGGAACAACATCAACAGCCAAGAAATCGATGACCGTTATCATCTACATGAATGGCATGGTGGCACGCGCAGACCGCAAGCACAAGCCTCGCCCAGGTTGCCAGATTGTGGTGCCCACAAAGTCACGCCGCAAGGGCATGTCACTGCCAGAAATCCTGAGTATCGGCTCTAGCACTGCCTCTATCGCAACAATGATTGCTACGATTGCAAACTTGACAAAGTAA